In Nocardioides bizhenqiangii, the DNA window GCTCGGCGACGGCCAGATCTCGATGCTGCCCCGTGGTGTCGACGAGTACCTCGAGCGTCGGTCAAGCGAGCAGCAGGCCGCGAGGAACGAGCGGACTGCGTCGCGAGACGAGGTTGAGCAAGCCCCGCGACCGAGGGACGAGGTCGCGACGGGCGCGTCGAAACCCGGTGACCTACCCCTCCCACCTCAACCCAGGGTTAAGCCAGGCTCGGCCGAGGAGCGTACGGCGCGCAAGGCCCTGGCCCGTCTCGACAAGCAGCTGGTGCGCCTGGCCGCCCGTGAGGCCGAGCTGACCGAGGCCCTGGCGGCGCACGCGAGCGATCCCGAGCGCCTGGCCGAGCTGGGAAAGGACCTGGCGGGATTGCTGGCCGAGAAGCAGGCGGTCGAGCTGGAGTGGCTCGAGGCCGCCGAGGTCCTGGAGTGACGCTCTACCTGGTCCGGCACGGCCGGCCGCTGATCGACCGCGCCCGTCCGGCGGCGGAGTGGGAGCTCGACCCGGCGGGGTTCGACGACGTGTGGGCGCTCCGGGAGTCGGGCCGGCTTCCCGCTCGCGCTGCGTGGTTCACCTCGCCGGAGCCCAAGGCGATCGCGACCGCCCAGCTGCTCACCGAGGGCGAGGTCGGCATCGTGGACGGCCTCCGCGAGCACGTCCGCGAATCGGCCGCGTGGATCGCCGACTTCGCCGGCACGGTGCGGCGCGCGTTCGACCAGCCGGACGCCCCGGCGTACGACGGCTGGGAACCCCTCTCGGTCTGCCGCGACCGCGTCACCGCCACCGTCCGCGGCCTCGTGGCCGACCACCCCGAGACCGACCTGGTGCTCGTCGGGCACGGCACCGCCTGGACCCTCCTTGTCGCCGAGCTCACGGGCGCTCCGCCCGACCTCGACCGCTGGCGTGATCTGGCGATGCCGGACCTGATCGTCGTCTGATCGGTCAGTCGGCGGCGAACGGAACCAGCAGCCGTCGCAGCAACCCCGCCAGCACCTTCTGGTCGGCGGCGGGCAGGTCGGCGAGGAGCTCCCGCTCGGCGTCGAGCAGGGCGGTGAAGGCACCGTCGACCGCGTCCTTGCCGTCCGGCGTGAGCCGGACCAGGACGCCGCGGCGGTCGGAGGGGTCGGGGTGCCGCTCGACCAGGCCGCGGGACGCGAGCCGGTCGACGCGGTTGGTCATGGTTCCGCTGGTCACCAGGGTCTCGCGCAGCAGCCGCCCCGGCGAGAGCTCGTACGGCGCCCCGGCCCTCCGGAGCGCAGCCAGCACGTCGAACTCCCACGGCTCGATGTCGTGGGCCGTGAACGCCTGCCGGCGGGCCCGGTCGACGTGGTGGCCGAGCCGGGAGATCCGGCTGAAGACGGCGACCGGCCCGAGGTCGAGGTCGGCCCGCTCGCGCGCCCACGCGTCGAGCAGCTCGTCGACCTCGTCCCGTGCGACCATGCCCGTACTTTACCGCCAGTCGAGAATCTTGACGTCAAGATAAAGTGATCCTAGGGTGGAGCCGTGGACCAGCTCACCACCGACCTCGACCAGCTCGCGATGGTCTCCCTCACCTGGGGCCCCGCCACCGATCCGGCTGCGCCCCTCGCCCTGCTCCTGCACGGCTTCCCCGACACCGCCCACACCTGGCGCCACCTCGGTCCCGAGCTCGCCGCCGCGGGCTACCGGGTGGTCGCGCCGTTCACCCGCGGCTACGGGCAGAGCGGCTTCCCCGCCGACGGCAGCTACCACGTGCCGGCGCTGATGAGCGACGCGCTCGAGCTGCACGCCGCGCTCGACGGGGACACGCGCGCCGTGCTCGTCGGGCACGACTGGGGTGCCATCACCGCCAACGGGATCGCCGCCTTCGACGGGAGCCCGTTCCGTCGCGTGGTGTCGATGGCGGTGCCGCCGTTCTCGGCGATGAACCCCAGCCGCGGGTCGATCGGGTCGTGGGCGAGGATCCTGCCGCGGCAGGCGCGGATGAGCTGGTACACGGTCTTCAACCAGCTGCCCGCCCTCCCGGAGCGTAGGTTCGACAAGCTGGTCGCGCACCTGTGGCGCCGGTGGTCGCCCGGGTACGACGCCACGGCGGACCTCGCCCACCTCGCCGTCTCCCTCGCCACGACCGAGCGCAAGGCGGCGGCGATCGGCTACTACCGCGCCAACACGCGTCCATGGCAGACGCCCGAGCGCTACCGCCACCTCGGCGGGGCGGCGACCGGCGCCCCGCGCGCACCGGTCCTCTACCTCCAGGGTGCCGACGACGGCTGCCTCGATCCCCGGTGGGCGGCGCAGGTCAACGGCAGGCTCCCGCACGGCGGACGGGTCGCGCTGGTCACCGGCGCCGGCCACTTCCTCCAGCTCGAGCGGCCCGACGTGGTCAATGCCCGGGTCCTGGAGTTCTTGGCGGAGGAGGCACCGTGACGCACACCTGGGACCCCGACCGCTACCTCGCGTACGCCGACGAGCGCGGCCGGCCGTTCGTCGACCTGATCACGCGCATCGGCGCCGCCGATCCCGCCACGGTCGTCGACCTCGGGTGCGGTCCCGGCAACCTGACCGCGTTGCTCGCGGAGCGCTGGCCGGACGCCGCGGTCTCCGGCGTCGACAGCAGCGCCGAGATGATCACCGCGGCCCGGGCGAGCGGTGCAGCGGCCACGTTCGAGGTCGGCGACGTCCGCGACTGGGGTCTCGATACGCCCTCGCCTAGCGGCTCGGGCTACTCGACCGGCGGAGAGGACGGGGTCGACGTGCTCGTCTCGAACGCCACCCTCCAATGGCTGCCCGATCATCTCGAGCTGCTGCCGCGCCTGGTGGCGCAGGTGCGGCCCGGCGGGTGGTTGGCGTTCCAGGTGCCCGGGAACTTCGACGAGCCCAGCCACACTCTCCGCACCGAGCTCGCCGCCGAGTCGCCGTACGCCGACCACACCGCGGGCGCCGCCGTACCTTCCTCGTACGACGCCGCCACCTACCTCCGCGCGCTCCAAGAGCTCGGCTGCGACGTCGATGCCTGGGAGACGACCTACCTCCATGTCCTCCACGGCAAGGACCCCGTCTTCACGTGGGTC includes these proteins:
- a CDS encoding histidine phosphatase family protein; translated protein: MTLYLVRHGRPLIDRARPAAEWELDPAGFDDVWALRESGRLPARAAWFTSPEPKAIATAQLLTEGEVGIVDGLREHVRESAAWIADFAGTVRRAFDQPDAPAYDGWEPLSVCRDRVTATVRGLVADHPETDLVLVGHGTAWTLLVAELTGAPPDLDRWRDLAMPDLIVV
- a CDS encoding MarR family winged helix-turn-helix transcriptional regulator, which gives rise to MVARDEVDELLDAWARERADLDLGPVAVFSRISRLGHHVDRARRQAFTAHDIEPWEFDVLAALRRAGAPYELSPGRLLRETLVTSGTMTNRVDRLASRGLVERHPDPSDRRGVLVRLTPDGKDAVDGAFTALLDAERELLADLPAADQKVLAGLLRRLLVPFAAD
- a CDS encoding alpha/beta fold hydrolase, with translation MDQLTTDLDQLAMVSLTWGPATDPAAPLALLLHGFPDTAHTWRHLGPELAAAGYRVVAPFTRGYGQSGFPADGSYHVPALMSDALELHAALDGDTRAVLVGHDWGAITANGIAAFDGSPFRRVVSMAVPPFSAMNPSRGSIGSWARILPRQARMSWYTVFNQLPALPERRFDKLVAHLWRRWSPGYDATADLAHLAVSLATTERKAAAIGYYRANTRPWQTPERYRHLGGAATGAPRAPVLYLQGADDGCLDPRWAAQVNGRLPHGGRVALVTGAGHFLQLERPDVVNARVLEFLAEEAP
- a CDS encoding methyltransferase domain-containing protein; its protein translation is MTHTWDPDRYLAYADERGRPFVDLITRIGAADPATVVDLGCGPGNLTALLAERWPDAAVSGVDSSAEMITAARASGAAATFEVGDVRDWGLDTPSPSGSGYSTGGEDGVDVLVSNATLQWLPDHLELLPRLVAQVRPGGWLAFQVPGNFDEPSHTLRTELAAESPYADHTAGAAVPSSYDAATYLRALQELGCDVDAWETTYLHVLHGKDPVFTWVSGTGARPTLQALPDALRPRFEAEFKRRLRDAYPDHGHGVVLPFRRIFVVARVPAGPTSGGPA